A portion of the Lolium rigidum isolate FL_2022 chromosome 1, APGP_CSIRO_Lrig_0.1, whole genome shotgun sequence genome contains these proteins:
- the LOC124682486 gene encoding calcineurin subunit B-like — translation MGSTSSMLTQYDIEEVQDHCSHAFSQQEIVSLYHRFCQLDRNGGGFVSADEFMTVPEFAVNPLSQRLLRMLDGLNFKEYVAFLSAFSPHTSLQQKIEFIFKVYDTDCNGKVAFDDILNILRDLTGSFMTEQQRQKVLTHVLEEAGYTKDSNFTLPDFVKVSSDLPFLY, via the exons ATGGGGAGTACCTCATCCATGCTCACCCAGTACGACATCGAGGAGGTCCAGGACCACTGCAGCCACGCAT TCTCGCAGCAGGAGATCGTGTCGCTGTACCACCGCTTCTGCCAGCTCGACCGCAACGGCGGCGGCTTCGTCTCCGCCGACGAGTTTATGACTGTCCCCGAGTTCGCCGTCAACCCCCTTTCCCAG AGGCTCCTGAGGATGTTGGACGGACTAAACTTCAAGGAGTATGTTGCCTTCTTATCGGCGTTCAGTCCCCACACGAGTCTGCAGCAAAAGATTGAAT TTATTTTCAAGGTCTACGACACTGACTGCAATGGGAAGGTTGCGTTTGATGACATCTTGAACATATTGCGAGATCTGACTGGTTCTTTTATGACGGAGCAACAGAGGCAG AAAGTCTTGACTCATGTTTTAGAAGAAGCTGGCTATACAAAAGATTCGAATTTCACTCTGCCAGACTTTGTGAAGGTAAGCTCCGATCTACCTTTTTTGTATTGA